TGTTTTACCACAGGAATATTATAAGCAGTATTACCATATAATTGTCGTTGCAAACTAAAAGAAAGCGCCATACGCAACGCAGTGTCCGTACAACTAATAGCAAAACCAGCACATAACGCTCGTGATACTTGTAATGTTTTATAGGCGATTTCCAAACCACGTTTTTCTTCACCAATCAGGGCCTCAGCAGGCAAAAAAACATCTTTTAAAGTAAAACCGCTAATATCCAAACCTCTTACACCATACGTCTTAAGTTTAGGAATGGGAGTCAACCCAGTTATCCGAGACTTGTCCAGGGTGAATACGGAAAAACCTAAAGGACCTCCCTTAGGATGAGTCCGGCATACAATCGTTGCAAAATCACTCAAAGTTGCAAAATTAATGCACCATTTTTTACCTGATAACTGCCACCCGTTATTGTAGGGCTTAGCGTTTACTTCATTAGCAGCTACATCCGAACCATGTTCTTCTTCAGTTAAGGCAAATGCGCCGATTTCCCCCCTGCGTAAACAGTCAGCCATTTGTTGTTTCTGCTTCGAGTTTCCTGCAATCCAAACGGGAAGAGTGGCAAGATAGGATATGCCTAAAGCAATGGCTGTAGTCAAATCACGTCGGCCTATTGCTCTGGTTATAAAAACAAGCTCATTCAACGAATTAAGTTTTCCACCCAACACTTGAGGAATTAAATACTCCATAAAGCCCCATTGCTGAATAAATTTGATCTGTGGCCATGCAAGTGAATCTTGCTCATCGCAGCGCAAGCTTTCTTTAAAACTCATCGGTGTTTCTTGAGTTGCAGGATTTCCTAAATAAGCCTCAAAAGAACCAGTTAGTTGCAGCAAATCATTATAGGACGGCATTATAACCCTTAAACGATAGAATGTTTCGCGGTCGGTAAATTATCCATTTTACGGTACATATATTCCAAATGCTGAGCTAGGCGCCCACGCATTTGTTGTATTTTAATAATTTCATCAATTAATCCCGAAGAGTATGCGTCTGCCAAAGATTCATCAATACATGAAGAGTCATTTGCTGTCTTTGATTCTATCTCAGCAGATACTTGCCTATCCGAACTTTGCACTTTTTTAGTGGTTTCTTTCCCCATAACACCCAGACTTGCTGTTTCTAAAGCTAAGACTAAATCACCTTGTTGTGACGTAGTTTGCATCATTAAAAAAGCAGCTGCCCCATAACATTTACGAACAATGACACTAAGCCGTGGAACTCGAGTTTGCATAGCAGCACATAAGCGAGCTCCATGCTGTAATAAGCCTTTTTGTTCTTCTCGTTTTCCGGGCATAAAACCAGGAACATCAATTAAAGTTAGGATAGGGATAGAATAAGCATCGCAAATGCGTATAAATTTAGCTGCTTTTTGTGCCGCTTCTGAGTCAATAGCGCCACTAACTCGAGTGCTTTGATTAGCTACTATACCTACTGCATAACCATGGATGTGTACAAAGGCACAAATCATGGCCTGTCCATATGCAACTTTGTATTGCCAGACATCGGAATTATCCACAATACCCTTAATCAACTCGAGCATATTGAATGGTAATCTGGGGTTTACCGGTATCTCAGGTAAAGCATGCAAAGGCTCTTGCACAGGATGTAGTGGAGGTTTTTCACCTTGATGCGCTGGAAAAAAGCCCAGCATTGATTTTACATGGTTAATTTGTGCTGCCATGCTGTCATTCACAAAATCTGCAATACCCGTAGTAGTGGCATGCATGGTGGTGCCGCCTAATTCACTCATGGTCACCTTTTCACCTATAGCCTGTTGAACCACCATAGGACTGGTGACCATAAGGTAACTACGATGTTTATTAAAAAATAATAAATCCATCAATACTGCTGAATAGGCTGGAGCTCCTAACGTAGGAGCAGTAATTAGTCCAAATTGGGGAATAAATCCTGATAAACTAATGTTGCGCGCAATGATTTGGGTGTATTCATCACCACTTAACATATTTTCTTCCAGGGAAATACCCGGAGATGCTAAAAATGCAATAATCGGGATGCGTAACTCCCTGGCTCTATCCATTAAACGCAGGATTTTTCTGGCGCCTTGGGTCGTTACATAACCTCGATTAATTGCGGTATTGTGCGCATAAATTGCCACAGGTCTTTTATTGACCTTAGCTAAACCGCTAATAATTTCAGCGCCAAATTGCAGCTGCGGTTGATTTTCTGGAGAATATTCGGCGAGTAAAGGTAGAAAACTATGCTCATCAATAAGACTTTCTATCCATTTCATTGTGCTTTTATCGATAGATAATGAAGACAAAATATTCTCTTTTTTTTTGAACAAGGAATATGGTAAAATATACACCCTGACCCTAACAAGGTCAATTTCAAGAGTTGTTTTAGCAAAACTAATGATCTAACCGAGAGGCGTGAAAATGCCGTACTGAACGAAGATGTTTTGCGCCAGGTGCTGTGTTAATTGGTCTTCCTGCATTTCTCCAGGCTCTCCTTATGCAAAAAAAGCAACCTATGGACATTTTACAGCCCAATATACGTTTCAACATTCTCGCAGCTTCTAGAATAGTACCCAACTCGAACTCTATTACAAATTTCGAGATTCTGAAAAACTTTCCAAGAACATCAGAACATACAGACGTTTTTTTAGAAAAATTTGCCGAGAAAATAAGCGAAGAATTTGGTTTTAACACGCGCTATTGGTGTCATAAACCTTGGGAATCGTTGGAAGCATCAAAGGACTTTACTGCCGAATCTTTAGCTATTTCTGCCGTGCAAAAATTATTGGCAAACCCGAACTCTAAACCCCCTCAAGCTTTTTTACTTGGTTCTACTACCAATAAACGCTTCACGGGTTCACAGGCTGCTGCTGTTTTAGGCGAATTAGGAATAGATGCTCCCGCTTACGATTTAAAAACTGGTTGCTCCACTTCACTGTCTACCCTGCATATGGCCTATGCTTTGATGGCTTTAGGTTATGGGAATGTCCTGGTAAGCTGTGCTGAGACTTTATCGAAAGTTATTGATCCTGAAAATGAAAAAACCTGGATAGGATTAGCTGATGGCGCAGCTGCGTTACTTTTGGAATACCATACAGCGGGTTCATTTACTGTAGAAAAAACTTTTTTTTCTACAGATGGTCAATACGTTGATGCCTTCACAACTCATGGCATTTTCCCACCGACTCATGAGCAAATCAGTAGCGTGGGTTATCATTTAATCGGTGATGAAACCCTGATGAAAGAGCTCGCTTACATCAAATACAAACACATGTTAACCCATTTATTACCTAATGAAGAAGAAAGAAACGCCATTACCTGGGTTATCCCACATCAAGTCAATCGTAAGTTAACGGATCAAGTGCTTCAAGAAAATCAGATAAACAATAAAACGATTATTTGGGATGCGGACCGCATCGGTAATATTGGGGGAGCTTCAGTCCTCTACTCATTAGCCAGAGCGGTAGAAGAAAAGATTTTTGACCGTCCTGGAAAAATACTCTTAATGAGTGTGGGCGGTGGCCTTTCTTATGCGGGGCAAGTTCTTCAATTTCACCAGTAAGATTAGGAGGTAATGATGCACGCAGAGATCCATAATTGCCCATCATTGGTTGATGTAGTTCAACTTCGCGCCTTAGAAAGTCCTCAAAAAGTATGTTGTCTTTTCGTAAATAAAGAGTCAGAAAACAAAATGACTTATGCTCAATTGGATCAATATGCCAGAGCTACTGCAGCACAATTAAAAGCCCAGGGCGTACAAACTGGAGACCGCGTTCTATTATTGTTTTCACCTGGATTGCCACTCATACAGGCATTTTTTGGCTGCTTATATGCAGGTTGTATTGCCGTGCCAATTTACCCGCCAGCCCAGGAAAAACTATTAGAAAAAGCACATCGTATTATTGCTAACTCAAAACCGGTAATCGCTTTTATGAGTGCCGAGCATGTGCTGAAATTTGCTACCAACGATAAGCTTGGTTCGCCGTATTTTAATGATCTCCCTTGTTTGGCAATAGAAACTATAGAATTAGCCATGAGCGTCCTTTGGCAATCAGCGAATATCAGCAAAAATGATGTCGCTTTTCTCCAATACACTTCAGGATCTACCATGCACCCCAAAGGCGTGATGATAAGTCATCATAATCTGATGGATAACATGGATAAAATTTACAATGCTTACGCCATGAATGAAGAAACAATTATCTTTAGTTGGTTGCCGCCACATCATGACATGGGATTAATTGGCTGTATCCTGACACCTATTTATGCTGGTATCCCAACGGTTATGATGTCCCCCTTTTCCTTTTTACAAAATCCGCTTTCCTGGTTACAAAATATTAGTAAATACAAAGCAACTATTAGCGGCAGCCCTAATTTTGCCTATGATTACTGTGTAAAAAGAATCAGAGAAGAGAAAAAACAAGGACTGGATTTAAGCTCTTGGCGTATTGCGTCAAATGGTGCCGAACCTATTCGTAAAGAAACTTTGGAAAAATTTTACCAGGCATTTAAGGATTATGGATTTTGTAAGGAAGCATTTTATCCTTGTTATGGATTAGCTGAGGCTACGTT
The sequence above is drawn from the Legionella antarctica genome and encodes:
- a CDS encoding acyl-CoA dehydrogenase, with translation MPSYNDLLQLTGSFEAYLGNPATQETPMSFKESLRCDEQDSLAWPQIKFIQQWGFMEYLIPQVLGGKLNSLNELVFITRAIGRRDLTTAIALGISYLATLPVWIAGNSKQKQQMADCLRRGEIGAFALTEEEHGSDVAANEVNAKPYNNGWQLSGKKWCINFATLSDFATIVCRTHPKGGPLGFSVFTLDKSRITGLTPIPKLKTYGVRGLDISGFTLKDVFLPAEALIGEEKRGLEIAYKTLQVSRALCAGFAISCTDTALRMALSFSLQRQLYGNTAYNIPVVKQRLGEQFTQLLIADCTTLAMIRACSIMPQKLSFWSAILKSIIPTICENIVEQCGIVMGARGYLRTTEWAMFQKIKRDVQVVGLFDGSSQVNLSLISGNLLPQVGMRATFSIDSLPQIEQIFNLSIDCPEFSGTGLGLFTHSEDDIFGSLAYLKCESINPLITAIQAEIEKLDKQVLYLKEQKLFEPRSLTAFRLAERYCWIFAASCCLHFWHYNRERLSKLFRNSDWITLAIQLILNKLQATSNIDNLLQESMAEQLVAFYEENIMFSMLPTKIPKC
- a CDS encoding acyl-CoA carboxylase subunit beta, yielding MSSLSIDKSTMKWIESLIDEHSFLPLLAEYSPENQPQLQFGAEIISGLAKVNKRPVAIYAHNTAINRGYVTTQGARKILRLMDRARELRIPIIAFLASPGISLEENMLSGDEYTQIIARNISLSGFIPQFGLITAPTLGAPAYSAVLMDLLFFNKHRSYLMVTSPMVVQQAIGEKVTMSELGGTTMHATTTGIADFVNDSMAAQINHVKSMLGFFPAHQGEKPPLHPVQEPLHALPEIPVNPRLPFNMLELIKGIVDNSDVWQYKVAYGQAMICAFVHIHGYAVGIVANQSTRVSGAIDSEAAQKAAKFIRICDAYSIPILTLIDVPGFMPGKREEQKGLLQHGARLCAAMQTRVPRLSVIVRKCYGAAAFLMMQTTSQQGDLVLALETASLGVMGKETTKKVQSSDRQVSAEIESKTANDSSCIDESLADAYSSGLIDEIIKIQQMRGRLAQHLEYMYRKMDNLPTAKHSIV
- a CDS encoding 3-oxoacyl-ACP synthase III family protein yields the protein MDILQPNIRFNILAASRIVPNSNSITNFEILKNFPRTSEHTDVFLEKFAEKISEEFGFNTRYWCHKPWESLEASKDFTAESLAISAVQKLLANPNSKPPQAFLLGSTTNKRFTGSQAAAVLGELGIDAPAYDLKTGCSTSLSTLHMAYALMALGYGNVLVSCAETLSKVIDPENEKTWIGLADGAAALLLEYHTAGSFTVEKTFFSTDGQYVDAFTTHGIFPPTHEQISSVGYHLIGDETLMKELAYIKYKHMLTHLLPNEEERNAITWVIPHQVNRKLTDQVLQENQINNKTIIWDADRIGNIGGASVLYSLARAVEEKIFDRPGKILLMSVGGGLSYAGQVLQFHQ
- a CDS encoding fatty acyl-AMP ligase, with product MHAEIHNCPSLVDVVQLRALESPQKVCCLFVNKESENKMTYAQLDQYARATAAQLKAQGVQTGDRVLLLFSPGLPLIQAFFGCLYAGCIAVPIYPPAQEKLLEKAHRIIANSKPVIAFMSAEHVLKFATNDKLGSPYFNDLPCLAIETIELAMSVLWQSANISKNDVAFLQYTSGSTMHPKGVMISHHNLMDNMDKIYNAYAMNEETIIFSWLPPHHDMGLIGCILTPIYAGIPTVMMSPFSFLQNPLSWLQNISKYKATISGSPNFAYDYCVKRIREEKKQGLDLSSWRIASNGAEPIRKETLEKFYQAFKDYGFCKEAFYPCYGLAEATLLVTGSTPGTQYRTLNIAKEHYQDHRVHFAEANSPHSHNLVSCGRLIQTVKIVDPDSFTLCEHDQVGEIWVNSNSVSHGYWNQEEETKHAFNVKIAGKTSSQRYLRTGDLGFIHEKELYVTGRIKDLIILYGKNHYPQDIEYSILHAPIHTQLGKCAAFIMQVDQEYQLVVMCEVKNRFMKPDEQEVLFNEIFELVYHSHQLDIHRIVLVPLKVMPHTTSGKIRRNFCRKYLLDKSLPIVATWQLTKIEER